The following nucleotide sequence is from Falco naumanni isolate bFalNau1 chromosome 6, bFalNau1.pat, whole genome shotgun sequence.
GGTTCTCTTACTGCCTTCTTTCCCTCTGGGAATTGTAGCTGTCTATTCATCTGTATCCTTTGGCATATTGacctaaataaaacaaacaaaacaaaaaaaaaaaagaagaaaagtatatATTTGTTGACCAGCTGGCTTACCTAGAAGTCTTATTTCAGTTGAGGCTGGACCCAGATTAAACCATCCTCCACAAGtagaaaaaagctgcaaaatctattcatttaaaaaacaaaaaaatcatctatCCAAAATGAGGGAAAGCCttaaaaaggagagaagcaTTGTCTGGTGGCTAATGTGACTCTGGATAACAAATGTGGTGgatcttttccttcctttattgCCAGCTTGGGCTTAAACTGAGGTGTTCAACAGTAGTTTTTAGAAGTGTTGAACACCTGCTGCGTCTGCTGAAGTTAGTGAGACCTGCAGCTGCTTGCCCCACATTTTGTACACAGCTGACTGACTCCTGGTCTTGCCTGTGTAAAGCAGGATGGTAACAGCCACCTCCACAGCGAGCAGGCAGCAAACATACTTGGGAAACCTCTTGTTAGATAAGAGATGAAGtgactttaaaagcttttgggAGATAGATATTTTCTTGTGCTACAAAGTACAAGATGAGGCTTTATCATCTAAGTGCTCTACAAGGATATTAGTATGATCTGTTTCTTGTTAATAAAATAAGACTAGACTTCTATCCTAATTGTAAAGGAGCCTGACTGTTATGGGATTAGTGTTGTTGAAACACATTTATCCATGTTTGCTCCGTTTCAGCCTGCAATCTTCCCATCCAATATGATTTATTACTTATTGTTACAAATCTTTTTCTCCTACCAAACTCACAGCTTGGTGGAAATATACTctaaaataaggagaaaaaaaaaaaaaaaagtagatgaGTCCTTAAATAACTGTATACAAAAAATGCATGTATCTACCACACTCATAGATTACAGCAATTATCTGGACAACttatattaaatttaaaacctGAATCAGGCACATATGGAAGgtctaaaaatgttcttttccatgggtggtgggttttggttttttttaatggaaaaatttttgttccttccgtgcttccttctcctcctttccataATGAATtcaaaaacacaggaaaactttcattttaaaggagaTGAAGATTGTTAGCCTTTATATTGCAGAATAAATTACTGAAATGACAATCAAAAGTATCAGTCAAGCAGAAAATGCCTTATCATGTTTTAAGTGTCAGTTCACATTTCATTGGTGTTAAACTCATATCTCACTACCCTTCAATGTTTTGATGTTACTGACAGATAAAAAGGTAATTCCTAAAATTTGTGAGAGgtagaataaaataaacactgcaaacacttcccccttcccctgccccccccccgcctcatGGATTTACTTTCTAGGAAGGTGCCACCTAAAATACTAGACTTTCTTAGCTCTTTAATTAGAGAATATATAACAGTCATAGGgtatagaaaaataaacctggTATCCAGACTGTAGCCTTGCCAGTGCCTCTGTACGGTACTTTTTAAGGCTTTGTTATAAAACAACACCATGAACTGTTCTACCATTTCCAGTAATTTTTCCCTGTTGTAATTGTCTCTAAGAGAGAATTTCCTAACTGGGGATTCTCATACTTGCAGGTGGAAATACAGCACTATACAAACCTAACTAATCCAAGAACAGCTACATACCATGAGAGCCTTTTGACCTACACAGGCTATGGGTCATATGGGGATCATGGAAAGAGATATTACATAGCTTCCTGAGTGGGCCAAAACTGAGGCACACTTATGCGAGTACAGTTTGGAAACCTGAGGGCTGTGGGTAGAAATAGGTGgctatttttcaaaactgaaccATTGGCTGCATCTATATGAGTAGGGCAAACAGAGCCACGGCCCCTTTGGCTCTAAAGACACGTGTCCTGGCAAAGCTTGCTTTCATAGGGGTAAACCCTTTGCTCACACCTACACCCTCAGTGGCATCCCCTGAACCACAGTCAGGCAATGTGTGGGACACAGCTAGGTGGGTCCAAGCTGAAATAGCTCCGTGGAGCCTGATGGAAATAAAGCAGCGtgcacagctgcaaggcagTTTTCAAGTATGGGCATTAGCCACTTAATCTGTTAATATAGGAAAAGCCTGTAATTTCTTCTTGCCCACGTAACAGTTTATAAAAGCATAAGCTTATAAAATCCAGTGATTTTTCACGCATCCAGAGCAGCTGTCCACATAGTCTAATATCCTGCCTTGGTTGCTCTAAACATTTATCCATAAGTTATAAAAAAGGTATAGCTGTTGCTGTAACTTACATTCCTCTTCCCTGCCTAATCTCATCTGAATCCCTATATGTAAGAACAGAGAGATGAAATCAGACTGTgttcatttgttatttacagCAATGGCATCTTGGATACACACAAAATCTTTTCCCCCCTTGGTGTCTGAGCAACACTTTTATTATTTACGCATAGATTAGAGGTATAGATTAATTGGCAACATGCATTGTTTATAGCCAGTGAAGAAGTGGGTTGTTGAAATTTTTGCTTCTAAATTTGACTGCATTTAACTAACATTTGATTCCAAAATCAAAACTGCTGAGCAAAACAGTTTATATAATTACATTcaatatgtgtattttaatatatgtgtgtacacacatacatatatttgcAGGCTGCTTTCTCTTGGCACACCCTGACAGAAGTTCTTCCTCTTCCACCTCCTTCTCCTGAGTTTTGTCTATTTGTAGATTTTTAGTTGTTGTATTTATcaaaaaagtgaaagacaaaataagagCAGGGGACACGTCAAATGGAAGAGGCACTATAAATGCCCCAAAtagggggaggaaaaagagaaaacgTGGAGAAAGATTTTAACTGGGACAAACCTGAGTCCCCTATTTATGCTAAATTACACCTTGTGTCTAACTTGTGAACTTGCAACAGTTGCCTTGGTGCCCAATGAAACTCATTCCATTCATTGAGGTCACAGAAAATACCTGTCATTCATCTGgtcttaaattttaatttgtagCAAACATTTGTGATTCTTAGACTGTTTCAGCACAATTTccttaaagaaagaataaagcagAGCTCAGAATATGATAGAATAACCACTAAACCCAAAGCAATCCTGACTGTGACGAGCTGTGCCCCACGTTTCTGTGTGGTTTAAATGCCATCATGGTCAAGCTGTCTCAGCCCAGATTGAAATtagaaaatcttttcctttttcattttttctaattcaTCACAGCATAAAATCAGTAAGTCTCCAATAAACTGCTTCCCAACATTTTAATCCCAAACTCAAAAATTCACAAAAGTCTTCCTAATGACTACGGTGAGTATTggattgtttgttttttttttttctgagcagttgTAGCAAGGATTCCACAATCAGAAAGAAACTGTGTATTCCAGAAATCCTTACCTTGCTTCAGCTATGTACCATTCAGAGGCATGCCTCCTCTTTTTTCAGCGTGGATTATGGTTCACACAGAGATTGTCACAGAAAGAATCTGTAAAGCAAAtcctacttttctttttcctcaaggctggcattcttttttcccttcttttcatcATACGTtatattttgcttcctttatgGGCCAATACAAAGTCGTGGCTGGTAGCAGAGATGCTCAGTagagctgcagagctcagtAGTTTCAGCCAGTTTTCCTGGCTCCCCTAAAGATTTGCTTTGTGATTTTGGGCAAGTTACTCCTTAACTCTGCTTATTCATTTTCCCAGAGTAATACAGATCATTAATCATCACTGTAAGCTGTTCTGAAGCCTGGAGATGAAAAGTGCTCATTCTTAATGTTATTAATTTATGGGAtatacattttctctttaactGCTTAACATATAACTTCACTATTGTGTTGAGTCAGGGCTGGAAAAAGTTCTTTTGGCATAAGAATGGATTCCTAGAAGTAGAAAATTTTACAGAAGTAGCTTCTAGTCTTCCCTTAAATGCATGTAATCTGtatattattttgaattaaattcCTATTAAAACCTTTGGGCCCAAATTTTATACACTAAGTATTTAATTTCCTAGATTTTTGGTTATTTTAAACCATGTTttcctgtatctttttttaaatggagctTTGACTTTGTTTACagttagttttcctttttgttttctcagtcaCATCTTAAAACAGCAAATTAATCTACAGACTGCAGGGGAATACAttgctgttctttcttctgttgaaaACCAAAGCGATGCAGAGAGAAGTTGCAGTCTCATGATAAAAGAAATCCACCGAGCCATAACACACATGAATCCAAACAAACCATCTTTGACTTTTACTATTAAGATGCAGATAATGAGAGACTTCATCAGTAGTAGTCAGCATAGATCAAATCTTTGCTGCTGTAGTGCCATCACCTTCAGTCACACTGAAATCAGAGCTCAACGGCTTAAATACAGGATTTCTGTTAGCAGTCATGATCTTTACATTCTGCTTGTGTAAATTGTTTTGTAAACtggttaattttctttttcctctctcaccACTTATCCCCCCAGCACAACGTTAAATGTAGATGTGCAGCCTTAATTGGTTTAGTTGCAAGaagataatctttttttcctcctttcttgcTGTTGCCTGTTAGCTTAAAGGCTTTTTAGCTGAAGGTTGATAATTATCACTGAGAAGAAACTAGCACATCAGGAGTTCATTTTCCATCTTAGCACTTGTGGCGCTCCTTTGAACTCCTCTCACCAAACCCACGTTCCCACTCTGTCACTTTCCTCCCTCCATCATAAAAAGGTCtcggcagccagcagctccagcctttGCTGGCGGGCAGAGGGCATTGCTTCTCCGGAGTGCTCCTCCAGCATGGACAAATTGCACGAGACATTGATAAACATGGAAGACGCTTTGGGTTCAGAACATTCTGTCTGCTTATCATCCTGGGACTGGAAAAGCACCACTGGGTCTTTCGAGCTGCACCCAGTCTCGTCTCCACACAGCTTATCCCCGACACCCTCCTTCGAATCCTACTCCTCATCCCCTTGCCCGGCAGCGGTGGATACCCCCTATGGCAgcggtggtggcagcagcttgGTGGGCTACAACCTGGTGGACTTCACCCCTGCCTACCTGCCTAGCCCCGGGCAGGCTCGGCTGCCCAAGGGCACCAAGGTGCGGATGTCTGCCCAGCGCAGAAGGAAGGCCAGTGAGAGAGAGAAGCTGCGGATGAGGACCCTGGCTGATGCACTCCACACGCTGCGCAACTACCTGCCCCCCATCTACAGCCAGAGGGGACAGCCCCTCACCAAAATACAAACCCTGAAGTACACCATCAAGTATATCAGCGAACTGACGGAGCTCCTCAACAGCGTCAAGCGGGTATAGACCCTGCCTGGGGCACCTACCCCAGCACGCTCAGGgtctttacaaacaaaaaaccagcaaaatttcTTCCTCACCAGAGCGCGGTGGCACGGGTTGTGAGAGGAGGACGGAgcaagggagggaaagagagggcCACCGTTGTGCATAGGACGGGATGCTGGAAGGTGATGTAGGATTGCCTGAAAAACCTGAGCTGCAGGTTGCCGAGACAGAAgtcttgctttttgctttttttatgtctttttttttttttttaataataagcTTCTGGGAAATATTAAACATAGTCtgataaaaaagtaaaaagaaaaagccaactGATCTTCCTAGGATTTACATATCACTGTTCTGACTGATCTTCTGTTTAAGAAGGGCAACAGTAAATCCATaggttttaaactgaattttaaaaatgtaaatgataaAACACTATAAGATTACTCAGTGTATTGATTTGTAGGCACTTTAATACTAGGATGATGAAAAACATGTATAGCTAGTTCAAGTATTGTCTATTTATCCACGTTTCTACTGTATCTCAAAGtcaagaaaaaagtaatagtGAGAACATCTTTGCTCATAAACAAGTATCAGTGTCATAGTTTGTATCTTGTATTATATATCTGATTGATAAATAAAATCTAGCAATGAATGCTAAATATTGGCAATTAAATATAAGGAAAGTGGCATTTTGTATAGATAAATTGCTGTTAAATCTTATCCTCTTCATTAATACATACAGAAACatacagtatttctgtatttaatgcCTAAACCGCCCTTGCTTCAATGCCTGATGAATTGTAGGAGACATTTGTACATCAGATTGCTAGAACAAATGAGCtatcttccttctctctgacATGAAATAAATTGATTCAGGTACTAGCAAGATGCAAAGTTTTATCCTCAAGGTGTACTGAAACCTAGGAGGGCTCTAGTAACCATGTCTCCTTATTAAAAGATGTCAGATCAGCTGTTTCTACAGCTAGtagaacacacacaaaactcttcaaaattaaaaaaataaaccttaatCACTTTGAATTTCATCTGACAGGTATGGCACAGGTCTCACCatattaccaaaaaaatgtGAGTTGCTTTGTAACTCTCACTGCAGACTGACTCTTAAAACGTGGCTGTGCTAAGGCCAGCAACACAGAGAGGAGCAAAACTCATTGCTGAGTTGCATGGAGCTAATTAAATCAGATTAACCTTTTCTCTATGAGGAGATGTAAGgcacagagaaagcagcagcaaggaggtaACAGACTTGTCTCACCAGGATGGCTAGATCAGCATGTCTGTGTGGGCAGATGGTTTAGGTTTGCAGATATatcctgcagcagagcaccaCAAACCTAAAACTTTATTgcatctttctgtttctttcttttcctctttctgtttgtttggaaGGAAATACAATTGTcctagtaatttttttgtttttctctaggGTTCAGCCTAAGCTGACTCCATGCTCTTCTCACATGGCACAAGCATACTGGAGCAATCAGCCCAAAATCCATCAGTGTCTCAAAAAAGCAGCTACATTCAAATTTATGCAGGTAGCACGGTCACTCAAAACATAGCCACATCTAAGCATATCCCAtatgcttctgttttgttttaacccACGTTAGATTTCTCACAAGCTTTAGGGTTTCAGCAAGGATATaagtaaaatgatttttttaaagccctaTAAAATTGTTAAACCAGAGAAAGTTTTGTGCACATGAGATGGCAGCACTAACGTCAGCATAGTATTCCTCAGCATAAGCCTGTGCAGCTGATCCAGATTTGAGGAGATGAAGAACTACACAGACAAAGTCAGTCTGAGTTACATTCTGCAAGGGAGTGAAATTGCACATTGCCTGTGGGATCTTGCACAAAACAGCAGAGCCCAATCTCGCATCCTTTCTCAAAGACTGTCACACTGACAGCTCTAAAGAGGTGCTCTCAGCATTAGCAAACCACCAGATGCACAGAGACTGTGATGTTAAAAACCATCATCATTCACAAGTATAGCGGTTGGGTATATTGTCTATACTTGGGAAAACTTTTAATCTTGTTTCTTACATCTTCCACACCTAAAACTACAGGTAACAACTATGTTTTCCAGTTGTTTAGCTAGGGAAGCCTATAGGGTCATGATTAAAGCAGAGTAACAAGGAGTCAGAAGGATCCACTTATATTGCTAGTTTATCTATGACCTTGGGTGGTCATCCAGCACTGCCGCCTCAGTTTACCCATCTACAAGTAAACAACTCTGATACCTAATGGCTTCAGAAGGCTGCTGCTCTTTAGCGAGGTTAAGTAATGCTGTATGCAGAGAGAGTGTCCCAGCAGGAGGCCCTGCAGATTTGAGAAATGGCTCAGGTTAGCATTTCCCACCACCCCTGAGAAAGTGGCAGGTGAAGGCCCTGAGCACACTGGGCTACAGCTTCTAAGTGCTTGTAGAGTTCCTCTGTCTCCCTGCAAGTCCAGGGCAGAGCAAGAGATCTAAGTAACCACAAAGTCAAGGCTTCAGGTTTAGGACACTACGGCTTCTGTGCCAGTGAACTAGACCATGCCTGTGCCTACTCCCTAGCCCCAGAATTCCGGTGGCCACTGCTATACCCTTCAATACCTTAGGCTCCCGCACAACATGGTGGCATCTAAGCTGAACTTAGGGCAGATTgttcccttaaaaaaaaccaacaaccagcCAACCACAACATCATCTTACTCACTGTCCTGCAACAGGACCAAGGCCCATCATCCAAGACAGAGTTAGTTTACTAGAATACCTTGTACTCTTGCACTGTTTGTTTGATCCCCTTTCAGGGGGATCTCTCATTCCACCAGCATGTGAGGCAGGGGGGAAAGTGACCAAGGAGGTATAAAGAGGCAGCATATGTAGGTTCTGTACCTATCTGTGACAGATCTTCTAGGATCTGCCAGttcatttttcccctcccagaAATAAATTGATTCTTGCTCTGCCTGACACGGAGCATCTCTACAAACCCTTCCTTTTGTAATTCTTCCCTTTGGCATAAACATGTCGCTGATCCCAAGGAAACAGTCTGAATTATTATATTCATGAAAGTACAACTCCTGCTGCTACTAAAtgttggattttatttatttttcagtaaaatgaatacagtcttttctctttcctttaccCCCAGGAATTTAGGATATTTAAATTGATGTATAAGAGACCAAGTTATGTCCCCGTTTAAGGGTATGAGATCTAATCTCCAGAGCTAGTACGTAAGGTCCATATTGAGTTTCAACAACACACCACAGTAACCCATagaacagaggcaaaaaaaaaaataaatctcagtttGAGAAAGTTGCACAAATCACGGAAGTAGAGGACATTTCACATACAAACATGTCTCAACACAGCATGCTAAAAATCTGCACGGAAATAAAGCTAAAGTAGCAGCCCAACAAGTCACTAGAAGTTCATGGTTGAAGGATTAAATTCCATTCCTTAGGCAGAATGTAGTTGCTTACcatgctgaagagaaaaagatacAGGAGACTGAACTGGGGTTAGTCCCAGACAGTGAAATGAATTCTTCAGCCATAAGagctctctctccctttcccagggTAACATGCCACTGAAATTCCTTACTGACATGGAGAGCAGAACACTGGTACTAGAGAAGCAACCACCACATAGATTTCTGCTGTGTTCATAGATTTCTCATACAATAAACTGGTTCATTAAATCATGCTTCACGAGTGATACAAGGCATAAAGCTGAAAGGGTAACAGACAAGCACTCAAATACTAAAGAGAAAAGGGATGGAGAACATAAGATCTACatgaattaaataatttgaGCCTTGAGACACAGAAAAATGGGAGTTCGGTTGAACTACTAGTCCTTCACTTTGAGGTTACCAATGAGATGATTACACTATCCTGCTGCAGAcgtttaaaaaaccaaaacataactCCCACACCTCACAGAGCCAGAAAGAAACAGCTCAAACCGTGCGTACCCTCTCTCTGCCCAAAGACACTGGAGAGCAGTGCAGTGAAGCAGGCGGAAGGCAAGAGAACAAGATAAGCAAGGGGCACCGAATCATAGGTGACACGGCCGGACTCCATTAGCTACTTTTCTGAGCAGCTCTTCATATTCCGAGCTGTgcccttgcccctgctctgggcaAGCTACTGAAAGGGGAACCAGGTATGATCACAGAGTGCTTAAAGCTTCAGAAGCCAGAGGAAAGAGGGGCTTTTGCCCCGCAGCCATCCTAATCCTTCTATCAGGGAAGAAtaaggcagggcagagcaggcagttTACATATAACGGATTTTGTGCAAGTTAACCCCTGTGGTGCCATCAGCCAGGCAGTtagtgctgctggagggagaagTTGCTGCTGTCAACAGTATGAGAATAGGCTGTGGGTTTCTCCTCATATTCCAGAGACCAGTGGCTGTTCTAGTGCAGCTGGAAGTATATGGGGCTGCTTTATTTAACAAAAGGCACACCAATGGAAAGGAGGAAGCCTAGCAGATAGGGTATTCGCCCAGTATTCAGGAGACTTGTGCAGCTTCATTCACCATGGCAGGTTTCCACCTGAATTCAGGAGAGTCACAACTTCTCTGCCCACCCAATAAAAAGGGTGCAGCAGCACATTACCTGCCAGCAGCAACAACACCCAACACAAACACCCTGAAAGGTGGCAATGAGACTAAATTCCCTCTTGGTGGGAAGAAAGAGTATTATTGCCCACTGGTTAAAGGATCACATGTGGAAGAAGCTTCCTAAGCAAGCCTTGGCTGTGAGCCACAGAGAGCTCACaccccacagcagagggaagCCTGGggccaccccaccccacccccacagtGCTTTGAAATTCTACACGGAAGAGCACCATGTAGGTGCCAAGAGGTTTTATGGTTACACATTTGGGCTGCACATAGGTGTGCttgcgggggggtgggggtgggcttCCTGCAAAAGGGCTTCAGACAGTTCCTTGGGAGAGCTGCTTATCTAGTAGCTGCCACAGCTCCATATCCCCTCTGCCTAGGGATGCTGGGGGCCatccttccagctctgcatgGAActaacccccccaaaaaacccacaccaccaaaaaacaccCACAGCAATATGCATACACTGGAGCTTCTAAGGAGCCAGTATCTGACTTTTACTCCCCAACATATTTGCCATACAACCACAAATGCTATTATTGCATTTAACAGATGAGAAATTCAGTTGTGAAGCATAGTCCCAGCTCCCAGTAAAGCAGCTTGTTTTAAGTGAGCTATAGAACTTGGGTCCATCTGAATCCCTTCCCTGATCAAGCCCTTGactttttgcttctttacaCAGCAACTTGCTCTTATCACTACACCAAGTAGTATAAAGCAACTGATTCAGCTTACTCAAgctttaaagcatttctttcaaagcacaTGCCTGTCTGGGGTTTGGGAAGCTAGCTAACAGTGTGCTAACACTGTGTTTAGGTGTTTCTGGACTCGCATACACAAATGAAAGCAGTAAGTATGGGAGTGACTAGCTGAAGACTCAAACAGACTTGTGGCAGAAGCCAAAACTTGAACCATGGCTTCCTAAATCATTACATCATTGTCAGAACATGTTTTCCTCTGGATATAGGTGCATAACATTTACTGAAGACtttgagatttaaaataaagagtAAACCAATGtactaaaagagaaaattaattggggcagaaaaatgtaagtcagttttcttaatttttttagtattaataGCAAGTTGTTGCTACTTTACATCACCAAAGCAGTAGAGTTTTAATATACTAACCATGTCACTGAACACAGACTATAGAAATGcagatctcttttttttactATCACTGACCACATATAACGAGGCTACTTGTAGCACTGGCTTACCaccatttatttgaaaaggaaataactttCTGTAGTACACTTTGGTTATTGTGCCTATTTTcctataaaaacaaattacaccagacttctctttttccttataGTTTTATCATTCACCTGTCGAAATTGCCAAAGACATTAAGCATAAACAAAGAAGACTGATCTGCTTTCAGCTTATGTTAACAGggatataaaaataacatccCAAATACCAGGGAGAAAAGCATGTGGTCATAAAATATCCACTTAAAAGGCAAAGAGGTGTTGATGCAACACTTgaagaggatttatttttttttttaatagaatatatatttataaccAGGAAGGCAGTTCCTGAATTTTAGTATAAGCAGACACCTCTGAGGTGGAGAGAATGTTACTGTcatgttttcaaaagattttaCTGATATTCAAATGGATTTTGTGTATCATGCTGTTAGAAAATCTGACAAGAAGCTTTATATAAATCCTAGTCCAAACATGGAAGGGAATCTCCTTGATTTTTCCCCCataacaaaacagtaaaagacCATCTTATCTACTAACACTTTCCATTT
It contains:
- the MSGN1 gene encoding mesogenin-1 codes for the protein MDKLHETLINMEDALGSEHSVCLSSWDWKSTTGSFELHPVSSPHSLSPTPSFESYSSSPCPAAVDTPYGSGGGSSLVGYNLVDFTPAYLPSPGQARLPKGTKVRMSAQRRRKASEREKLRMRTLADALHTLRNYLPPIYSQRGQPLTKIQTLKYTIKYISELTELLNSVKRV